The genomic region CCGGGTGGAAGAAGATAGACCCTAAAGAGGGCACACCGTGTGAATCCCCGTATGTGTGCTACAGAGAGGACAACTCTCAGCAATGGGGACAGGGCAGTGATTGCCAGCTTGGGCTTGGGGACAAAATGGAAACTTTGTGGGTCATGGAAATGTTCTCTAATTTAACTGTGATGGAGGTCACGCAGGCATAtaaacttgtcaaaaatcaatgaaacatatGCTAAGATGGCTAAAGGTTAAGATGTGTTCATAAATTAAAACTCAATAAAAACCAGTAAAACGAACAAACAAATCAACCTGCATCCATCTTGTTATAACACAGAGATCCTCCTACTGGGGTCAGAGTTTCTGCGGGCTGGTAGGGAAGGGTTGAAGGTCCCAGTGCTCCAAAGACCCAGGGAATATCCCACATCTGGAGCCCAGGGGAGCCACAGGGCTGGTGGCCAGGAAGGAGGGAGACCCACCCAGGGAGGAGTTCTAGGGTCTGGGTGTGGGGGGATGTGCACATCCCCAGGCCAGGGATGGTGCTGGGGTCTTGAGTGCCACCAGTACCAGCTCACACTCAAGCACTAGAGATTTTTGCTCATCTTTTCTGCCACCAGAATATCTATTGCTGTGGTCAGAAGTTCCTGGCAGGTGGATTTTGAGAACGAGGCCAAGACCCTGGGTGCCCTATCTGGGGTGGGGTGCCTGCCCACAAGAAACTCTTTCCTCACTCTTCCTGGTGGTTCCCATCGCAACCCGGCCCCCTTCCTGGTTAACAAAAACATAGAGCCACAGTGGAACCCCTGAGTTGCCTCACCTGGTCGGAGACCCTGGCTCAAAAGATGTACTTGCTTCAACACTGGGTCTCAGATCTGAGTGTTCTGTGGAGAGGCTATATATTGTTTGTTTAGCGTACTGTGTAGTCAAGGCCTGAAATGTAAACATGACTGATCACATTTGAGAGCATGAGGACAAGGCTCATCTTACAATGGAAAGGTGGGTGAGAAAGTAGTAGGAGCTTGGTTCCATGATGACATGATGGAGCTGCCATAGGCCTGGACTTTCATGTGATGGAAAAAACAAACTTCTGATTGTCTGACTCACTGTTTTTTAGATTTCTGTTTTAGCAGCCACACACAATTTCTGATTTATGTAGAAGTTATACACCTTATTCCTTTTCTTCAAGCacctatatttaaatttttatgcaattttattgagatatattcacataccaggtaaTCATTCAAGGTGAACAATCAacggtttacagtatcatcatatagttgtgcattcatcaccacagtcaatttttgaaaatcttcattactccaaataaaaataaaaataaaaaaaataaaagaacacccaaaacatccaataccTCTTGTcaccccttattatttattttttatctttgttttcttcctcaccTGTctttacactggataaagagagtgtccgtcgcaaggttttcacaattacacagtcacacctcaAGAGCTGTATAGTTacgcaatcatcttcaagaatcaaggctactggattatacaCAGTTCAgccgtttcaggtatttccttctagctattccaatacactaaaaactaccaacaaatatctatttaatgctcaagaataacctccagaatgaccactcaactctatttgaaatctctcagccaatgaaaccattttgtttcattttcttcccctttttggtccaagaagtttttctcaatctCACATTTCCTTCACTTTTTGAGGACAGTTGAGACTTTCTAAGCTGTAGGAAATGCTCTTGTCAATGATTTTAATATTCCTGCCATCCGTCTCTCTACTTCCTCTCTCAGGAACACATGTTCAACCATGCTGGAACTTCTGGATCACTCctctgttcttttatttatttatttatttttgccttcatttctctGCCCTTCTTTGCTGCATTCCAGGAGGTTTCCTCAGGAGAAACTTCCCACTCACTAATCTGCACTTTAGTTAACGTCCATTTGGCTCTTCATCCATCAATCGGGCTTTAATTTCAACAATGTTGCTGCTTTCTAAGCTCCGTGAGTGGACCTCTTTAACATTGGTTTGTTCTTTCACAGCTAAGGTGTCTTCTCCCTTCCCCTGCAGCTATTAATTCCACTTCTTTAAATTGCCCTCATGTCTTTCTGTTGGGTAATATGTTTCTGCTTGAGTGTAGGGATGCTTTTTCATGCCTTCAGTTTCCTCCAAGGCCTGGTGATGCTTGGTCAGGTGTTTGTCTTTGTTTGGGGAGTCCCCCTTGGTCTGTTGATGACACAGAGTCCCTGACTCCAGGGATTTCAGGGGAGGAGTGGGGCGGGGTGGACTGTCAGGGCTGGGACATCAGGGGCTGGTCTCCTGGGTGTGAACCTCCCCGTGCAAGGGCTGCAAGGGCATCAAACTGCACCAGGCCCTGCTACGCCTCCCCAGGCCTCTCACTGCTCCTTCCACCCTCTCTTGCTAACTGCCTGGCTCAACTGGAGAGGCCAGTACATTCCAACCCAGCCCCTGCTGTAGCCCTAAGCCCCTAAGGCCCCGAGGCCCTAGAGCTCCCTAGACCAGCTGCCTCCAAGGTTGGAGTGACTGCACAGACCCTCCTGCTTTTGCATGAGGCCTTTTTGAAAGCTTTGATTTAGTCTTGTCATGTTCACTTTCTGTCTGTTAGGAATTCCACAAAATTTCTTGTTTTGTCAGTGCTGTTACTgattgataaataaatataacCCCTTCTGTTATTCCTATGAATTTGTAGTGGGAGAGAAAGGCCTGAGCCTGTgctgaagcattttttttttattttttttttaatcttcattttattgcgatatattcacataccacgcagtcatacaaaacaaatcgtacattcaattgttcacagtaccattacatagttgtacattcatcacctaaatcaatccctgacaccttcattagcacacacccaaaaataacaataataataattaaagtgaaaagaacaattgaagtaaaaaagaacactgggtacctttgtctgtttgtttgtttgtttccttcccctatttttctactcatccatccataaactagacaaagtggagtgtggtccttatggctttcccaatcccattgtcaccccacataagctacatttttatacaattgtcttcgagattcatgggttctgggttgtagtttgatagtttcaggtatccaccaccagctaccccaattctttagaacctaaaaggggttgtctaaagtgtgcgtaagagtgcccaccagagtgacctctcggctccttttggaatctctctgccactgaagcttatttcctttcctttcacatcccccttttggtcaagaagatgttctccgtcccacgatgccaggtctacattcctccccgggagtcatattccacgttgccagggagattcactcccctgggtgtctgatcccacgtaggggggagggcagtgatttcacctttcaagttcgcttagctagagagagagggccacatctgagcaacaaagaggcatatgggaggaggttcttaggcacaattatagggaggcctagcctctcctttgcagcaaccgtcttcccaagggtaaatcctatggtagagggctcaacccatcaaaccaccagtcccctatgtctgtggtcatgttagcaaccaccgaggtggggtaggcgaatacccctgcattctccacaggctcctcaagggggctctacatattttttccttgttttattttttttttacttttttccctttttaaaatcaactgtatgaaaaaaaatttaaaaaaaagaaacatacaataaaagaacatttcaaagagaccataacaagggagtaagaaaaagacaactaacctaagataactgctttacttccaacctgttcctactttaccccaagaaagttacctaatatagcaacatttctgtgaacttgttcctactatatccatcagaaattaacagactgtagtcattcctgggcatccccagaacgttaaatagcttatctgttcttcttggattattgttcccccttccttaattgctctctattgctagttcccctacactctacattataaaccatttgttttacatttttcaaagttcacattagtggtagcatataatatttctctttttgtgtctggcttatttcgctcagcattatgtcttcaaggttcatccatgttgtcatatgtttcacgagattgttccttcttactgccgcgtagtattccatcgtgtgtatataccacattttatttatccactcatctgttgaaggacatttgtgttgtttccatctcttggcaattgtgaataatgctgctatgaacattggtgtgcagatatctgttcgtgtcactgctttccgatcttccgggtatataccgagaagtgcaatcgctgggtcgaagggtaactctattgCTGAAGCATTTTAATCAATGGCCTCATGGGAATGTTCTGAGTGTCTTTGTGGTTACAGAATTGCAggtatgtgtgtgcttgtgtatacacaaacatatattcTCTTGCTCTGTCTGCTGAGGGGCCCGGGGACCAGAGGGAAATCTCACTGTGCTTTGCTGGGCCCCTCTACTCAACCTGTTTTTATCTCAGCTGCCAGCTTTTAAGGTTTGTGGGTACCAACTCTTTCCTTGTTTTGTTGCTGATGCTGAATTTTTATGGTACTTGGCATTTACCCTGAAAGGGGGGATCATTGGTCCCTGGTCACGGCtcaggaaactggggctcagagaggggaaatgACTTGCCCACAGCCACATGGCAGAGAGGCAGGGCCAGGGTTCTGACTGATGCTGGTCTGGTTCCAAGGCCCTCGCTCTCTGCTCTGAACAAAGAGAGGCAAAGACAGAAAAACCTTCATGCAGGTGTGCGAGAGACCCAGCTGAAACAATAGGGCCTGAGGAGCAGGACAGAGCCAGGAAATACAGAGCTCACACCCGAGGGCAGTCACCAGGGCAGGACAGATGGAGCAGGGCTGAGGTCCGGGCTTCTGAGCTTGCAGCCTTGGTGGGGGGAAGAACCCAAGACCCCAGACTCCTCCCTCTGGGGGAGCTACGGGATTGTAGTGTCCAGATGGGCAGAGGGACAGCCCAGCCTTGACCTCTTAATGCTCCTGTATCATCACCTGGGCCCCCATTGCAGCCCAGGCAGCACTCCATAGGAAGGGGCATCAGCTGGGCCTGGGGCTGTCCTTGTAGAGGGTGGGCCTGAGGAAGGGGTGAGGGAGGCAAGGCCAAGACCAAGGCCTTCTCAGCTCCTGGccttgtgatgcctcaggtccAGCATTCACAAGAGGGTTCAGGCCAGTGAGGAAATGCTTtgtctcccttccccacccctatGGAACTGCCTCCCCAGCCCCACTGGCCAGGTCTGGAGGAGGATGAGGCCCAGCCTCCATCTGGAGCTGGAGGGTGAGGGACAGATGGAGTTAAGGTGGGAATGAGGATTTGGGCTTTGTTCTCTGACAGCTTCCAATTTGGCTCCCAGAATCCGACTTGGAGGTCAAGTATGAAGAGAGCCAAGATGACAGGGCTAAGGGTGGGTGGGCTCCTCTCAGCCATGGGGGGTAGGAGGTACAGGGCCTGATCAACCAAACCTGAATGGttacatttttgacaaatgtgcTCCCtttgccatcaccaccaccaccaccctcccccgGGATTCTATTCATCCAACCCAGGGGCACCATTTACATAGACCGAACAATAATGAGGCTCCCCGGAGCTGGCCCACGTGGCACACCTGTACCCCCTTCTCCCCTGCCTGTGAAGACACAGCTGATCAATCACCAGACCTGCTCAGTCTGGACAAGGGGTTCAGAACCCAGCTCCCTGCCTGTTTCCTCAGAGCTGGCATGTGAGATGCTGAGTATCTGCCGTCATTTGTCCTGACCTCCTTGTCAGGCAGAGAGAGGCAGGGGGAGACCACTTCACTCCTTTACTGGGAGGGGAATACACTCTGTCACAATGCAAGGCCCTGAGCCCAGAAACATCTCCAGCTCCAGATGCAGTTGGTTGGCTGTGACTTTGTAGTGGCCCTTCAGGAAACCCCGGGAAGCACAGGAGTGGCACCGCCAGTAGGCCTGGATGATGCGGGCAGCGTTGAGCAAGTGGCAGTAGCGCTGGCGGATGCGCCACATATGGACCCAGGACTGCAGCCTGACCGCTGCCCACTCCTGGTGTGAAAAGTTCTTTAGGGCCACCTGCCGCCTCTTCTCCAGCACCTTCACCAGCGTCAGCCTCCACCAGTTCTGGATGATCCAAGCCCTGAGGGCCGCGTGCAGCAGTGTCCAGCGCACCAGGGTCCCGCGCCACCAGGTCTGGATCTTTATTATGGCTTGCTGAACATTACTAGGGGCCCTCTTTACTTTGGGGCGTATCTGCAATCAAAAGAAGGGACACTCAAGGAATGTTTTTCACCCATCTCTGCCCCAGGGTGTGCCAGGAAGGGTTCCTGATCCTTTGGGCCAACAATTGCCCATTCCTCCAAAATTTAGGCACACTGGGCTGGAGCCAGGAGACCAGGCAGATGTCCTGTCCCCGCCACTCTCTGGTTAACGGCCATGACACATCATCTTGCCCTGAGTCTCGGtgttcccatctgtaaaacaCCAGTGCTTTCTCCCTCACCTAGTTTTACATGATTAGGTAGGCCAGACTAGTACAAGAACACAATGAGCTATGGATCCAAGGCTTTCCATGTTCCGCCTGGGCCTACCCCGCTAATGAGTCTCCAGTCCCGTCCCCTCAGACCCCACAAACCTGCTGGGAAATGGCATACTTTGTGCCCCCTGCCCTCTCAACCCTGACTCCAGCTCAAATCCCCAACTAGCTCTCTTCCTCTGTCACAACACGCACACACTTCATAGTTTGACATCTCTTTCATCTCTTCCCCATCTACATTTCTCTTGACTTTCGCACTTTAAATCTTAATTATCAAGCAAACATCTATGCACCACTCAAAAggacactcacacacacatacacaattttaACGAAGCCCAATTTCCCAAATCTTGGCCATTCCTTTCTACAAACACAGCCCCCAcctctccagccccagccctgcatGATGTGAGGTGACAAACTTTTTTGAATTTCTTATCACCTACTCTCTGTAGACGTGTCTCAACCGGACTGACATCTTCAGCCTGAAAGGAAATAGGGGAAGAGAACATACAGGGACGAGTTGATCCCTGTTCTTAGCTCTGGACCGTACGAAAGACCACAGAAATCAGGACACAAGGATCAGGGACATCCAAGCCAGGGCTCCTCCTACCGTAATCGTTTCCTCTGTGGTAATAAGTTCTGAAGGTTCACCAGTCGACTCCCTTTCTGTTTGAGGGTCATCTTGTTTAGtgggtttgttaatttctttagGCTGCTCTTCCTCCTGTAATCAGCATTTAGGGTGACAGCATGAGTGAGGCTGAGTCGctgctctccctcctctctcgTCAGTGTCCCACACCCCACCGCACCCCCAGCTGTCAGGTCTTCCCAGAGTCTTTAGATGTCAGGGAGTCGCCTCCTCCTGAGAGATCCATGGGGCCTTCCCTAAGAAGCCTGGTATGTCTGGCTGATACTCACCATTGGTCACGCATGCATTGGGTGTAGATGGTTCAAGTCCCCTCTGATCTGTGCTCCCCCGGCCATGGCATGAGCAGGGACACTGGAGGAGGGGAAGCATGATGTCATAAGGGTAGCTGTGACTCAGGCACCAGGGTGACTCCCAAAAGTTGAGCTCCCTCCGGGGAAAGGATGAAAATGCTGCCGATTATTTTCTGCCAGAAAATGGCCAAAGCTCCAGTCACAGAGACAAGATACCAGAAACATGGCCCTGGCACAAGGGTGTATAAAGATAGTTTTGGGTAATAACATAAAATTGCAGTACAGGATTTATGCAATGGTTTACAGTCCATCCGTACTATATAACTACATAACAGTTTAAAATGAGTTTACTCTATAGGTACTGATGAGGAAGTGCATCCAAGATATATTTATAAGTGAAAAAGTTGAAGATCACtatgatcccatttatgtaaataaaactaGCTACATAATCATACACTTACATGTTCTAGATGCATATAAAGGGGCAGAAAACTATATGTAACAAAATGTTACCAACAAATTACTTTTGAAGAGAAGTACTGAATTGCTGACCCACGTATGACTCATCCAGAGTGAGCAGGGAATGCCGTGACCCCCCAGACCAGCCTGGCCCCATCTCACCCAAATGCCCTCAGTGCTCTCCTGTCTTCCGTCCTCGAGAGCCTCAAGGCCACAGTCGGGAAATGGGCGACGGGGCGGCCGGTGCAGAAACTGGTCCCGCTCTGCTTGCTCCTGGCCTCGGAAGACCCACCTGGAGCCACCAGGTCAGTGCTGAGCAGAAAGGCCTCTGGCCATGAGCCAGGGGTCAGTTGGAGACTCTGGTTCCCTCTCAGAGTCACAGCCCAGGGGTCACGGAGGAGTTCATTTGTGTAGGGCGAGTCCAGGGGAGGCCAGTGGGGTCTGTGGAAGGAACGCAGGGGGGAAAAAAGACTCTTTGAGGCTTGTGGTGCCAGTGTGAGGTTAACAGAATGAGTGAGCACACTGAAGTAAGTGGGAAGTTGCAGGGTGTGATGTGACACAAGATGTGATAGCGTGCGCTGGGTCAGTTTGAGAAAGGTGAAGTAGTGTAGACTCTTGTGGTAACACTAACCAGTTTCTGAACCTCCACAATCATGAAAAGCCTGTGCTTTGTGCTCTGGAAGGATAATCCCCATTTTCCTCAAGTTTATCGAGAGATTAGAGAAACACTGAAATAATTAAATCCAAAATCTAATTACTGAGCAGAGTATATAGAAGCATCTCACATCCCACGAAGACCCAGAAGACCTGGCACCATCAGGAGAGAATACCAGATAGTAAGTATAGGGGCAGGTCAAGGTGAAGAAGGGTTTCCTTCTGGAAGAATctgaaaagaggaagagatgCCACTCCATGAGATCGTCATTTCCAATTCCAGTTAGGACAGATAGGATCAAAAATTCTATTGCTCTTTGGTATCCACAGCAGTAAGAAAACTAAACAAActtaacaaacaaataaaaattgatattagtaaactaaaaaacatttttatttaaattcattaaaGAGCTGTGGATACAGAGAAttctaaatgaattaaattccGGAGTGGGACGGCCACCTTCTAGCTGCACAGAGATTAGTAGATGCTTTCGTGCCTACAGATGTTCACTGAGTCTCTGGACGTGGAGACATGGAGGAGTGAGCCTGCCACATGCAGAGCATTATTGCTAGGACGAGAAGAAACCTGAACCATTAATGGCTGCAAATGAGCTGCCGAGCTGATTGGAATCTTAAAAATTCCCAGAGAGAGAATCCTTTCCAATCACCATTATCCCTCATAGAAGCCAGGGGCTGGGCTGGATAGCAGAGAGACATCGCAGGTCTCAGAGAGCAGAGATTCCACAGTTCTGCTGGAGAGAGGAAGACATATGAAACTGAGCTGGACAGAAACTAAAGTGGTAGCCCACTCCCAGCCCAACTGAACTCCCAGTGATTTGAAAACTCACCTACCTCAGTCTCTACTGCTTTTCTCCACAATGTTCAGCATACagtaataatttaaagaaaagaaacatgtgaagaagcaggaaaatctCATCtgtaatcaaaaggaaaaaaactcgTGCAAGATGGTTGACCAAGAAGTTCCCAAATATCCCATCTTCCCACAAAAGTGTTTGAAAACAAGCAGAAACTGGCAGAAATGACTTACTCAGAGCTCTGGAAAACAAAGGTTTACAACAACCAAGTGAATTCTTGAACAAGAAATAGGCAATATAAAAAAGGTAAGAAAGACGCGTGATGTTTTTACtagccctccccccacccactcccTGGGTTAGTGCAGCTCAGACTCCCAGTGTAGACTCCAGGTCCCTGATCTGGAGAACAGAACTTACCTTATTTACATGCTGGGTATGTGTATGTTCAGGCTGACAGATTGATCCAGACTCTCATCCTTGTCTCACCTGTCCCAGAGCTCACTCTGGATGGAGCAGCAGCAGGCATTGCCACTAAAAcactgtaagaaaacaaacaacagccATCTGGGCAAAAGATTACATGGTTGAGACACACAATAGAGCACTTGGAGTTAAGGAAGAAAGGCTGCAGACAATTTCCTGGGGAAAGTGGAGCATTCAGAGTGTTTGCATATATAGGGGGAATTTACGAGGCCATCCACCTGCCCAGGGCAAGATGACAGTCAGAAAAAAACACAAGACAAATAGACAACTACAACCTTCAAcaacaaggttaaaaaaaaaaaaaaaagcaaactctaGGGAATTTCAAATCTTACTAAAAGCTACAGtcattaaaacagtgtggtactagtataaggatagacatatagacaaatgaaatggaattgagagtccaATGATAAACCCTCActtctatggccaactgatttttgacaagcatgacaagtccactcaatggagaaagcatagtgttttcaacaaTTGGTACCAGGAAAACTAGATattcacatgtaaaagaatgaaattacacccctacctcacaccatatacaaaattgaactaaaaatgaatcaatattgtggtactgtaactcataacattctttgaaacttgctaactacttgttaaatcgtactttgagagttatcactgttatgtatatatgttaaatttcacaataaaaattttttaaatgaatcaataaCATAAACAGAGAGCTAAAGCCATAAAACCCTTTTAAGAGACATAaggggaaaatcttcaggaccttgtactTGCaaatgaattcttagatatgataccaaaagcatgagcaataaaaacaactagataaaatggactttgtcaaacttaaaaatttttgtgcatcataggacattatcaagaatatgaaaagacagaactacagaatgggaaaaaatagtttcaaCTCATATATCTCTatggttttaatatccagaatatataaagaaatcctacaactaaacaagATGAAgtcaaacaacccagttaaaaatggtcaatggacttgaatagacatttctccaaagaagatatacaaatggtcaataagcacgaGAAGATGCTCATCATTAGGCAGATCAAAATTACAATGCTactacttcacatccactaggatagctattacttaaaaataatttttaaaaaagtaacaatTGTTGAAAGTTGGAGCCCTCATGTATGACTGGTAAAagtgtaaaatggttcagccactatggaaaacagtttggcagatccTCAAACTGTTAAACATAGGAAAACCATATGATACCAGCAATTCTACCCCTAGGCATATtcacaaaggaactgaaagcagggtctcaaacagatacttatacatcaatgttcatagcagcactattcacaatagccaaaatgtggaaccAATCTAAATACCCATGACAGATGcctggataaacaagatgtggtatatcCGATGATGAtgtattattcagccctaaaaaggaatgaagttctgatacatgctacaacaagaatgaaacttgaaaacattatgctaagtgaaataaacaagatacAAAATAACACGTGGGATGATTCCACTCCTATGAAAATCCGGattgagcaaattcatagaaacacaaaGTATATTAGAGCTTACCAGGGgcttgggggagagggaagggtgaGTTACTGCTTATagggtacagagtttttgttttgggTGAAGAAAAACTTTTGGCTATAgtgttgtaggagttctttggtaatggatggtgatggtagcacaacattgctaATGTAATTAATGCCTtaataatggttaaaatggcaacttTCATTACATTATATTTTCACAGtaaaatagtaagaaaaaaatcaagagaaacaGACCCACAGATGACTCATATGCTGGAATTAGCAGGcaaggactttaaaataactaatatCCATAAATATGGATAAAAAATGTAGAGGGAGAAGTGGAAAAAATGGGTGAATAGTTggagaatttcagcagagaaataaaaactctaaaaaacaaaaccagatagAAGAAGTAAGTGGaaattctaaaacagaaaaatataatatcCAAAATAAATCGTTCACTGGATAGAGTAACAAAAGAAAGGATTGTTAAAGTCAAagtaagataaaaaaaattacgCTAACATGATAAATACAAATAGAACACATATAGGCACAAACATGGAcaaattgtaaaaatatataaatatataaagagaaaatcctaacaaagaaactaaagagagAGGTCACACTGCATTTagggggagaaaaataaaaattacggTTGACTTTTCATTAGAAACAAACGGCAGCCAGAAGAAAATGCCTGTGAGCAAAC from Choloepus didactylus isolate mChoDid1 chromosome 1, mChoDid1.pri, whole genome shotgun sequence harbors:
- the LOC119526895 gene encoding IQ domain-containing protein F5-like, encoding MPAAAPSRVSSGTDPTGLPWTRPTQMNSSVTPGLWVFRGQEQAERDQFLHRPPRRPFPDCGLEALEDGRQESTEGIWEEEQPKEINKPTKQDDPQTERESTGEPSELITTEETITAEDVSPVETRLQRIRPKVKRAPSNVQQAIIKIQTWWRGTLVRWTLLHAALRAWIIQNWWRLTLVKVLEKRRQVALKNFSHQEWAAVRLQSWVHMWRIRQRYCHLLNAARIIQAYWRCHSCASRGFLKGHYKVTANQLHLELEMFLGSGPCIVTECIPLPVKE